A single Pseudomonadota bacterium DNA region contains:
- a CDS encoding formate dehydrogenase — protein sequence MARVTFLCDAERCIECNACVTACKNEHEVPWGINRRRVVTISDGVPGERSISVACMH from the coding sequence ATGGCACGCGTAACTTTCCTCTGCGACGCCGAGCGCTGCATCGAATGCAACGCCTGCGTCACGGCCTGTAAGAACGAGCACGAGGTGCCCTGGGGCATCAACCGGCGCCGCGTCGTCACGATCAGTGACGGCGTGCCGGGCGAGCGCTCGATCTCGGTGGCCTGCATGCACT